In Penaeus vannamei isolate JL-2024 chromosome 4, ASM4276789v1, whole genome shotgun sequence, a single window of DNA contains:
- the LOC138861274 gene encoding pro-resilin-like encodes MVPKVLALLALVATALARPQTYGYAAPGPAFGPAKYDFNYAVNDPPSGNDFGHQESRDGDFTQGSYYVRLPDGRLQTVNYNVQGDSGFVAEVSYEGQAQYPTQPRAYTPAPTYG; translated from the coding sequence GTACTTGCACTCCTCGCCCTCGTGGCCactgccctcgcccgccctcaaaCCTACGGCTATGCTGCTCCTGGTCCTGCTTTCGGAccagccaagtacgacttcaactacgccgtcaacgaccctCCCTCTGGCAACGACTTCGGCCACCAGGAGTCTCGTGATGGAGACTTCACTCAGGGTTCCTACTACGTCCGCCTTCCCGACGGTCGCCTGCAGACGGTCAACTACAACGTGCAAGGAGACTCCGGCTtcgtggctgaggtcagctacgagggtcaGGCCCAGTACCCAACCCAGCCCCGTGCCTACACACCTGCCCCTACTTACGGTTAA